A part of Saccharomonospora amisosensis genomic DNA contains:
- a CDS encoding exodeoxyribonuclease III — translation MRIATWNVNSVTARLPRLLSWLSSAQPDVVCLQELKCEEAAFPSREVGELGYDVACNGGGRWNGVAVLSRVGITDVTTGLVGEPGYEGETQRRAIGATCAGVRVWSVYVPNGREVGHPHYSYKLRWLEALHATVVAERDPDRPFAVLGDFNIAPTDDDVWDITAFADSTHVTDPERKALTMLGEAGLTDVVPRALKYDRPYTYWDYRQLAFPKNRGMRIDLVYANAAFAGAVTDAYVDREERKGKAASDHAPVVVDLDISPR, via the coding sequence ATGCGGATCGCCACCTGGAACGTCAACTCCGTCACCGCGCGGCTGCCCCGGTTGCTTTCGTGGTTGTCCTCGGCCCAACCCGATGTGGTGTGCCTGCAGGAGCTGAAGTGCGAAGAGGCGGCGTTTCCCAGCCGGGAGGTCGGTGAACTCGGCTACGACGTCGCCTGCAACGGCGGCGGCCGGTGGAACGGCGTGGCGGTGCTCTCCCGCGTCGGTATCACCGACGTCACCACCGGCCTGGTCGGCGAGCCCGGCTACGAGGGCGAGACCCAGCGCAGGGCCATCGGCGCCACCTGCGCGGGTGTCCGGGTGTGGTCGGTGTACGTGCCCAACGGCCGCGAAGTGGGTCACCCGCACTACAGCTACAAACTCCGCTGGCTGGAGGCACTGCACGCGACGGTGGTCGCCGAGCGCGACCCCGACAGGCCCTTCGCCGTCCTCGGCGACTTCAACATCGCACCGACCGACGACGACGTTTGGGACATCACCGCCTTCGCCGACTCCACACACGTCACCGATCCGGAACGCAAGGCGCTCACGATGCTGGGCGAGGCGGGGCTCACCGACGTCGTCCCCCGCGCGCTCAAGTACGACCGCCCCTACACCTACTGGGACTACCGGCAACTGGCGTTCCCGAAGAACCGCGGCATGCGCATCGACCTGGTCTATGCCAACGCGGCGTTCGCGGGCGCCGTCACCGACGCCTACGTCGACCGGGAGGAGCGCAAGGGCAAGGCCGCCTCCGACCACGCACCCGTGGTCGTGGACCTCGACATCTCGCCGCGCTAG
- a CDS encoding LysR family transcriptional regulator — protein MLDVPRLRVLRTVVAKGSVRAAAAALDYTPSAVSQQLTSLQRETGLRLVERVGRGIEPTAAARVLAAEAESLFQALSRVEGLVRDLRDGRTGSLSIGYLASAGATWLPEVVATLLAEFPRLRIDLRLAEPVDTQRAETDLALFIESPGRRPPELTRVCLLAQDPYFVVVRESDPLAGLARVPLAALAERGWIDNELENGPCRQVLLSACAEAGFCPRFTVETHDYRTAITFAGTGIGITVVPGLGIGRLPEGLVARPVVEPVPVRRVCVAIREAVAEHPATLRALELLRSAVASDPPGR, from the coding sequence ATGCTCGACGTACCGCGCCTGCGCGTGTTGCGCACCGTCGTCGCGAAGGGGTCGGTTCGTGCGGCCGCTGCCGCATTGGACTACACGCCCTCCGCGGTGAGTCAGCAGCTGACGTCCCTGCAGCGGGAGACGGGGCTGCGGCTGGTGGAGCGGGTGGGAAGGGGGATCGAGCCGACGGCGGCGGCGCGGGTACTCGCGGCCGAGGCCGAGTCGCTGTTCCAGGCGCTGAGCCGGGTGGAGGGATTGGTCAGGGATCTGCGGGACGGCAGGACCGGTAGCCTCTCCATCGGTTACCTCGCATCGGCGGGAGCCACCTGGCTTCCCGAGGTGGTCGCCACCCTGCTCGCGGAGTTCCCGCGGTTGCGGATCGATCTCCGCCTCGCCGAGCCGGTCGATACGCAGCGGGCGGAGACGGACCTCGCGTTGTTCATCGAAAGCCCTGGGCGGCGGCCGCCTGAGCTGACCCGGGTGTGCCTGCTTGCGCAAGACCCCTACTTCGTCGTGGTCCGCGAAAGCGACCCGCTGGCCGGCCTGGCGCGGGTGCCGTTGGCGGCGCTGGCCGAGCGTGGCTGGATCGACAACGAACTGGAGAACGGGCCGTGTCGGCAGGTGCTGCTGTCCGCGTGCGCGGAGGCGGGGTTCTGCCCCCGGTTCACCGTGGAGACGCACGATTACCGCACCGCCATCACCTTCGCGGGCACCGGTATCGGGATCACGGTGGTTCCCGGGTTGGGTATCGGCCGGCTGCCGGAGGGACTGGTCGCGAGGCCGGTGGTGGAGCCTGTTCCGGTGCGCCGCGTGTGCGTGGCGATCAGGGAGGCCGTCGCAGAGCATCCGGCGACGTTGCGGGCGCTGGAACTGCTCAGGTCCGCGGTGGCGAGCGACCCGCCGGGGCGCTAG
- a CDS encoding haloacid dehalogenase, with translation MTRARARKPRAILFDVLETLVRLEPLRERFVEVGRPEHELELFFARTLRDGMAYTLSGEAPPFREVAAAQLALTSGHTLNTGQIEYVLDGFTQLPLQPDGRRALDPVSEAGVPAYGFTHGSADVLERALEREGLRDRIVRVLSTREIGIFKPPARAYHWACERTATRPEATALVAVHSWDTSGAARAGLLAGFATRLEGRLPTIAEPPHVTAEGVDEVVADLLALPD, from the coding sequence ATGACGCGCGCGAGGGCGAGGAAGCCGCGAGCGATCCTGTTCGACGTGCTCGAGACGCTGGTGCGGCTGGAACCGCTGCGTGAGCGCTTCGTCGAAGTGGGCAGGCCGGAGCACGAACTGGAGCTGTTCTTCGCCAGGACATTGCGTGACGGGATGGCGTACACGCTGTCGGGCGAGGCGCCGCCGTTCCGGGAGGTGGCCGCCGCGCAACTCGCACTGACCTCCGGGCACACCCTGAACACGGGGCAGATCGAGTACGTGCTGGACGGCTTCACACAACTGCCGCTGCAACCGGACGGCCGCCGCGCGCTGGACCCGGTCTCCGAGGCCGGTGTCCCAGCCTACGGCTTCACCCACGGCTCCGCCGACGTGCTGGAGCGGGCCCTCGAAAGGGAAGGCCTCCGCGACCGGATCGTGCGGGTGCTGTCGACGCGCGAGATCGGCATATTCAAGCCGCCCGCCCGCGCCTACCACTGGGCGTGCGAGCGAACCGCCACCCGGCCCGAGGCCACCGCACTCGTCGCCGTGCACTCGTGGGACACCAGCGGCGCGGCGCGGGCCGGCCTGCTCGCGGGCTTCGCCACCCGATTGGAAGGCAGGCTTCCCACGATCGCCGAACCACCACATGTGACGGCGGAGGGCGTCGACGAGGTGGTCGCCGACCTGCTCGCGCTGCCGGACTGA
- a CDS encoding DMT family transporter, with product MTRSLPVSDPDPVVSTNDRRKAAVAATVTVVLWASAFVAIRGIGHAFSPAPLALLRLAVATAALAVLVPLSYRRLPRLPTSRRSLVLVAAYGVLWLAGYTVALNAAEQHLDAGTAALLVNLAPLLIAFGAGMFLGESRPRTLIVGSFVALAGIAVISMDSGGGGDWLGVGLCLLAALLYAAGVLIQKVALRSVDAAAVTLLGCALGTAALLPWTPQLVGELGTASPGALAGGIYLGLFPTAIGFSTWAYALRRTEAGRMSATTYAVPAVSVLLSWLLLSEVPTGYGLAGGALCLAGVAIARRRTR from the coding sequence ATGACCCGATCGCTGCCCGTTTCCGACCCGGATCCCGTGGTCTCGACGAACGACCGTCGCAAAGCCGCCGTGGCCGCCACCGTCACCGTGGTGCTGTGGGCGTCCGCGTTCGTCGCCATCCGGGGCATCGGGCACGCGTTCTCCCCCGCGCCGCTGGCACTGCTTCGGCTTGCCGTCGCCACGGCCGCGCTCGCCGTGCTGGTACCACTCAGCTACCGGCGGCTGCCGCGGCTACCCACCTCGCGGCGTTCGCTGGTGCTGGTCGCCGCATACGGGGTGCTGTGGCTGGCCGGCTACACGGTGGCCCTCAACGCCGCCGAGCAGCACCTGGACGCGGGCACCGCCGCGTTGCTGGTGAACCTCGCGCCGCTGCTGATCGCCTTCGGTGCCGGGATGTTCCTCGGTGAGAGCCGCCCGCGCACGCTCATCGTCGGCTCCTTTGTCGCGCTCGCCGGAATCGCCGTGATCAGCATGGACTCCGGCGGCGGGGGCGACTGGCTCGGCGTCGGGCTGTGCCTGCTGGCCGCGCTGCTGTACGCCGCGGGCGTGCTGATCCAGAAGGTGGCACTGCGAAGCGTGGACGCCGCGGCCGTGACCTTGCTGGGCTGCGCGCTCGGCACCGCAGCGCTGCTGCCCTGGACCCCGCAACTCGTCGGCGAACTGGGCACGGCCTCACCCGGCGCGCTCGCGGGCGGCATCTACCTCGGGTTGTTTCCCACCGCGATCGGCTTCAGTACCTGGGCCTACGCGCTGCGCCGCACCGAAGCGGGCAGGATGAGCGCGACGACCTACGCCGTGCCTGCCGTTTCGGTGCTGCTGTCGTGGCTGCTGCTCAGTGAGGTGCCCACCGGGTACGGGCTCGCGGGCGGTGCGCTCTGCCTGGCGGGCGTCGCCATCGCGAGGCGGCGAACACGCTGA
- the ribH gene encoding 6,7-dimethyl-8-ribityllumazine synthase has protein sequence MSGEGRPEAGLELRECADLRLAIVATRWHPRITDSLLESALRTAGEVRLAEKPTVLRVAGAVELPVVAQALARGHDAVVALGVVIRGGTPHFEYVCDAVTAGLTRVALDESTPVGNGVLTCDTEEQAVDRAGLPGSREDKGREATVAALTTANVLRGLREPWQEQGFV, from the coding sequence ATGAGCGGTGAAGGGCGGCCCGAGGCGGGCCTGGAGTTGCGGGAGTGCGCCGACCTGCGGTTGGCGATCGTGGCGACCAGGTGGCACCCGAGGATCACCGACAGTCTGCTGGAGTCGGCGCTGCGCACGGCCGGTGAGGTGAGGCTGGCGGAGAAGCCGACGGTGTTGCGCGTCGCGGGCGCCGTGGAGCTGCCCGTGGTGGCACAGGCCCTTGCTCGCGGCCACGACGCCGTCGTGGCGCTCGGCGTGGTGATCCGCGGCGGAACGCCGCACTTCGAGTACGTGTGCGACGCCGTGACCGCGGGACTGACGCGGGTGGCGCTGGACGAGAGCACACCGGTGGGCAACGGCGTGCTGACCTGTGACACCGAGGAGCAGGCGGTGGACCGCGCGGGCCTGCCGGGTTCGCGGGAGGACAAGGGCCGTGAGGCCACCGTGGCGGCGCTGACCACCGCGAACGTGCTGCGTGGGCTGCGCGAGCCATGGCAGGAACAGGGCTTCGTGTGA
- a CDS encoding PH domain-containing protein — protein MGKVTGQRAEAGEGIVLRPRRVVWMAVFVAVVLLAVFVTVGVLLRTSDTGVIFHVSDQVAMIGVGVVLAAASLVFALPRARADAEGIEVRNVLSTKYFSWNEVLSVSFPDGASFARLELPDFEYHSVLAVQAVDRERAVEAVRALRKLHRQARGE, from the coding sequence ATGGGCAAGGTGACCGGTCAGCGGGCGGAGGCAGGCGAGGGCATCGTGCTGCGGCCACGGCGCGTGGTGTGGATGGCGGTGTTCGTGGCCGTGGTGCTGCTGGCGGTGTTCGTGACGGTCGGCGTGCTGCTGCGCACCTCCGACACCGGAGTGATCTTCCACGTCAGCGATCAGGTGGCGATGATCGGTGTCGGCGTGGTGCTGGCGGCGGCCTCGCTGGTGTTCGCGTTGCCGCGTGCCCGTGCCGACGCCGAAGGCATCGAGGTTCGCAACGTGCTGTCCACCAAGTACTTCTCGTGGAACGAGGTGCTTTCGGTGAGTTTCCCCGACGGTGCCTCGTTCGCGCGGCTGGAGTTGCCGGACTTCGAGTACCACTCGGTGCTGGCCGTCCAAGCCGTAGACAGGGAACGCGCGGTCGAGGCCGTGCGTGCGCTGCGCAAGCTCCACCGGCAGGCACGCGGCGAGTAG